A region of the Pseudomonadota bacterium genome:
TCTCCGGCCAGGGAAAGTTCCTTGGAATAGGAATTGGCGATGATACTGTTGCGATACGCCGGAAAGATCGGGGGCACGCTTAAGCCGTCATAAACCAGTTTACGATAAGGCTCGTCCGAAATAAGATAAATGGTCCGTCCCAGGGCCAACGATTTTTCCGTCAGCAAGCGACCCAGGGCGACAATTGCGGCCGCCGGGAAAACAACGCCGCTGGGGTTGTTGGGAGAGTTGATGATCACGGCTGCCGTGCGCTTATTAATGGCGGCGGCGATAGCCTCCAGACTGAGAGAAAAATCAGGGCCCGGCTCAACTTCACGCAGAACTCCGCCATGGTTATCAACATAGAAGTTATATTCAACAAAAAAAGGACTCGGGCAGACAATTTCATCACCGGGATTAAGAATCGTCTTAAAAATGACATTCAGGGCGCCACCGGCGCCGCAGGTCATCACGATTGCCTGACTGTTAATCTCAAGTTCCTGCTCCTGACTGAGGAAACGAGCAATCGCCAGTCTGGTCTCCGGATAACCGGCATTCGGCATATAGCCGTATTTCAGCGGAACCGACTCGTGTATAATCTTTTCCAGCTCCACTTCCACCGCCGGCGGGGACGCAACATCGGGATTGCCAAGAGTGAAATCACAGATCTGATCCGCGCCGTACTGGTTTTTCAAAGCGGCGCCCTCCTCGAACATTTTACGAATCCAGGAAGAACGTTCCATAAAGCGAGTAATTTTTTCAGCAATGGCCATTGATTTTAAGTCTCCACTTTCTAATGCGGGAAGAATCCCCCAACCCAAATGATTTTTCACGGCCCGCAAATAAGTACTCTTCTTAGAACATGTTTGGTTTATCAAGCCATGAAAGGTTCTGAGGAGAGTCTAAATACTCCTTAACTACGGAAAGTAACCGATCCA
Encoded here:
- a CDS encoding pyridoxal phosphate-dependent aminotransferase — protein: MAIAEKITRFMERSSWIRKMFEEGAALKNQYGADQICDFTLGNPDVASPPAVEVELEKIIHESVPLKYGYMPNAGYPETRLAIARFLSQEQELEINSQAIVMTCGAGGALNVIFKTILNPGDEIVCPSPFFVEYNFYVDNHGGVLREVEPGPDFSLSLEAIAAAINKRTAAVIINSPNNPSGVVFPAAAIVALGRLLTEKSLALGRTIYLISDEPYRKLVYDGLSVPPIFPAYRNSIIANSYSKELSLAGERIGFIALHPQADSFAQTINGFVFANRILGFVNAPGIMQKLVARLQGVTVDVGIYQRKRDRLYQGLVEAGFQVTKPQGAFYLFPKSPLADDAEFVRELQKYKVLAVPGSGFSGPGYFRLAYCVDDVTIERSLPILKEVGKNFC